One part of the Thermodesulfobacterium commune DSM 2178 genome encodes these proteins:
- a CDS encoding type IV pilus inner membrane component PilO, with amino-acid sequence MKALIERLKAWDEVTPKRTKILLLLVLVIGPLALFYQFYYQPSKETINVLKEDVKKLDLEIVKYSQVVNKLEFLNKQMAARKEFLEVVKTIFPDEKEIPVILKKIAELAKKNNLDLALFKPEKEELKDYYKIIPITVELVGDFSNMINFLNEIQKLPRLVVINELEFKVKDKRLTLGLNLSTFQYTGKPLETKENKEKK; translated from the coding sequence ATGAAGGCTTTGATCGAAAGACTTAAAGCTTGGGATGAAGTTACCCCTAAAAGAACAAAAATACTTCTTTTGCTTGTTTTAGTGATAGGTCCCCTTGCGTTGTTTTATCAGTTTTATTATCAGCCCAGTAAAGAGACTATAAATGTTTTAAAAGAAGATGTTAAAAAGTTAGACTTGGAAATAGTTAAATACTCCCAGGTTGTTAACAAGCTTGAATTCCTTAATAAACAAATGGCAGCAAGAAAAGAATTTTTGGAAGTGGTAAAGACTATCTTTCCTGATGAAAAGGAGATACCTGTTATCCTGAAAAAGATAGCAGAGCTTGCTAAAAAAAACAATTTAGATTTAGCCTTGTTTAAACCAGAGAAGGAAGAGCTAAAAGATTACTATAAGATCATTCCTATTACTGTTGAACTCGTAGGAGATTTTAGCAACATGATAAATTTTCTAAACGAGATTCAAAAGCTTCCTCGTTTAGTGGTAATAAATGAACTTGAGTTTAAGGTTAAAGATAAGAGGCTTACCCTTGGATTAAATTTAAGTACTTTTCAATATACAGGTAAACCTTTAGAAACTAAAGAGAATAAGGAAAAGAAATGA
- the pilM gene encoding pilus assembly protein PilM: MNKIFDLKSLKSLLTFKKSQKNVYIGIDIGTYSIKIAEVVLNKNNNIILTNFIQGKTYPNVIVNGIINDFQYLSTNLKNIFEVFQPISNQVNLSLSYDVLIYDSFQSQYIPSEEEIRNKLNEDIPYNLDDVYYSYFIFPMQNSYKILYLVIKKDIAQQFENLLKGLNFSVKNMDADFINIHNLVEFLEGEEKAKLIVDWGESKVRLLFSTKDIPVYNRELFNLGLKNLKKEIRKLVPDKDMVEMVMVNPSNFEKFQEVKEIYKNYINEIIKEIQYTIEFVQGKFNLILEVVYLVGGGARILDIEKIFTSKLKLETKKINLQDRIEIDSNVDPTYLKIINTQGANAVAAALREFI, from the coding sequence ATGAATAAAATTTTTGATTTAAAAAGTCTGAAAAGTTTATTAACTTTTAAGAAATCTCAAAAAAACGTTTATATAGGAATAGATATAGGGACATATTCTATCAAAATAGCCGAGGTTGTTTTAAATAAAAATAATAACATAATTCTTACTAATTTTATCCAAGGAAAAACCTACCCGAATGTTATCGTAAACGGAATAATCAACGACTTTCAATATCTAAGCACTAATTTAAAAAATATTTTTGAAGTGTTTCAACCGATTTCTAATCAAGTTAATCTTTCGCTTTCGTATGATGTACTTATATATGATTCTTTTCAATCTCAATATATACCTTCTGAAGAAGAAATAAGAAATAAACTTAATGAAGACATTCCCTATAATTTAGATGATGTTTATTACAGTTATTTTATCTTCCCTATGCAAAATAGTTATAAAATTCTTTATTTGGTTATAAAGAAGGATATAGCTCAACAGTTTGAAAATCTTTTGAAAGGCCTTAATTTCAGCGTAAAAAACATGGATGCAGATTTTATAAATATTCACAACCTTGTAGAGTTTTTAGAAGGGGAAGAAAAGGCCAAGTTAATCGTCGATTGGGGGGAAAGTAAGGTTAGACTTCTTTTTTCTACCAAAGATATTCCTGTATACAATCGAGAACTTTTTAATCTTGGTTTAAAAAACCTTAAAAAAGAAATAAGAAAACTGGTTCCGGATAAAGATATGGTAGAGATGGTCATGGTTAATCCTTCTAATTTTGAGAAATTTCAAGAGGTAAAGGAAATTTACAAAAACTATATCAACGAAATCATAAAAGAAATTCAGTACACCATCGAGTTTGTACAAGGTAAGTTTAATTTAATCTTAGAAGTAGTATATCTGGTAGGAGGAGGAGCAAGAATTTTAGATATAGAAAAGATTTTTACTTCAAAACTTAAACTTGAAACAAAAAAAATCAACCTCCAAGATAGGATTGAGATAGACTCTAATGTTGATCCAACTTATCTTAAGATCATAAACACTCAAGGGGCGAATGCTGTAGCTGCAGCTTTGAGGGAATTTATATGA
- a CDS encoding PilN domain-containing protein: MIIKFNLLPKPKETVKEEIHKEPFRFYKLIIPLVIFVLSVMLSGVISLEKQKKDLIKEKTTKETKLKEYKMVAQKVEQLEKENEEVKRRIETILSLKKDREKVLKRLDVVLSNLGKNQVYFSLLKIGSNQTKIEGISTDMKEVGEYLKTLEEKKDIVRQVNITQVKKQDKLVEFQAEVVF; encoded by the coding sequence ATGATCATTAAGTTTAACCTCTTACCTAAACCTAAAGAGACAGTAAAGGAGGAAATTCATAAAGAACCTTTTAGGTTTTATAAACTTATCATACCTTTAGTTATTTTTGTATTATCTGTGATGTTAAGTGGTGTTATTTCTCTGGAAAAACAGAAGAAAGACCTGATTAAAGAAAAAACAACTAAAGAAACTAAGCTTAAGGAATATAAGATGGTAGCTCAAAAGGTGGAACAACTTGAAAAGGAAAACGAAGAGGTTAAAAGAAGGATAGAAACCATTTTATCTCTTAAAAAGGATAGAGAAAAGGTTTTAAAAAGATTAGATGTTGTTCTTAGTAATCTTGGTAAAAATCAGGTTTATTTTAGTTTGTTAAAGATAGGCTCTAATCAAACCAAGATAGAAGGTATAAGTACTGATATGAAAGAAGTAGGTGAATATTTAAAAACCTTAGAGGAAAAAAAGGATATAGTAAGACAGGTAAACATTACCCAGGTTAAAAAGCAAGATAAGCTGGTAGAATTCCAGGCTGAGGTTGTTTTTTGA
- the trmFO gene encoding methylenetetrahydrofolate--tRNA-(uracil(54)-C(5))-methyltransferase (FADH(2)-oxidizing) TrmFO, producing the protein MSEVWVVGGGLAGSEAAWQLAVRGVKVVLFEMRPTKLTPAHKTDLLAELVCSNSLRSKELTKAVGLLKEELRLLKSLILESALISEVPSGKALAVDRKLFSEYITQKLSSHPNIKIIREELTEIPKDRIVILATGPLTSEAMAKALATLIEVPYLHFYDAISPVVYAETIDWDKVFVADRYGKEEGSYVNCPLTKEEYERFWEALIKAEKVPLHSFEDPKYFEGCLPIEVMAERGKETLLYGPMKPVGLVDPRTGKQPYAVVQLRPENREKTLYNMVGFQTKLKYEEQKRVFRLIPGLEQAEFARLGSIHRNTFVNAPLVLHPTLQLKKSPNVFLAGQLTGVEGYVESTAMGFLAGINAERLMKGKPLLVPPKETAIGALVHYLVEANPKYFQPMNINWGLFPQLDKKVHKNQKYQLMVERALKALSEWISKNQVL; encoded by the coding sequence ATGTCTGAAGTTTGGGTAGTAGGGGGAGGGCTTGCTGGTTCTGAGGCTGCCTGGCAGCTTGCGGTTAGAGGGGTTAAGGTTGTCCTGTTTGAGATGCGCCCTACTAAACTTACCCCAGCCCATAAAACAGATTTATTAGCTGAACTTGTATGTTCAAACTCCCTTCGTTCTAAAGAGCTTACCAAGGCTGTAGGACTTTTAAAGGAAGAATTAAGGCTTTTAAAATCTTTGATACTTGAGTCAGCTTTAATTTCTGAAGTTCCTTCAGGCAAAGCTTTAGCGGTAGATAGAAAGCTTTTTTCTGAATATATAACCCAAAAACTTTCTTCTCATCCTAACATAAAAATTATCAGAGAAGAGTTAACGGAGATTCCCAAGGATAGAATAGTTATTTTAGCTACAGGACCTCTTACCAGTGAAGCTATGGCTAAAGCTTTGGCAACCCTGATAGAGGTACCTTATTTACATTTTTATGATGCCATATCTCCTGTGGTGTATGCAGAAACCATAGATTGGGATAAGGTGTTTGTAGCAGACCGTTATGGAAAAGAGGAAGGATCGTATGTAAACTGTCCTCTTACCAAAGAGGAATACGAAAGATTTTGGGAGGCTTTGATAAAAGCAGAAAAGGTTCCTTTACATTCCTTTGAAGACCCAAAGTATTTTGAAGGATGTCTCCCTATAGAGGTAATGGCTGAAAGGGGAAAAGAAACCCTGCTTTATGGTCCGATGAAACCTGTAGGATTGGTAGACCCAAGAACAGGTAAACAACCTTATGCAGTAGTACAACTAAGGCCTGAAAATCGAGAAAAGACTTTATACAACATGGTAGGGTTTCAGACTAAGCTAAAATATGAGGAACAAAAAAGGGTTTTTCGGCTTATCCCAGGGCTTGAGCAGGCAGAGTTTGCAAGGTTAGGTTCTATCCATAGAAATACCTTCGTTAATGCCCCTTTGGTCTTACATCCTACCCTTCAGCTTAAAAAAAGTCCTAATGTTTTTTTAGCAGGACAACTTACAGGTGTTGAAGGGTATGTAGAATCTACTGCCATGGGTTTTTTAGCAGGAATTAATGCAGAAAGGTTGATGAAGGGGAAGCCCTTATTAGTTCCTCCTAAGGAAACGGCTATCGGGGCTTTAGTACACTATTTGGTTGAAGCAAATCCAAAGTATTTTCAACCTATGAACATTAACTGGGGGCTTTTTCCTCAGTTGGATAAAAAAGTTCA
- a CDS encoding pilus assembly protein PilP, giving the protein MKIKVWLVSLVLICLLIGCDKKKEEPISPKIGVNATLIDKELETWKVELAKEPYIINSKEVKNPFIAPVVGKTISYENVLSIRLVGIVDKQGKKWALIQDESKMGYLVKPGSKIGNYRILKIEKNQVLVEEEITDLYGNRKKVQRVLSLIKE; this is encoded by the coding sequence ATGAAAATTAAAGTTTGGTTGGTAAGTTTAGTGTTGATTTGTTTATTAATAGGGTGTGATAAAAAGAAAGAGGAACCTATTTCTCCCAAAATAGGTGTAAATGCAACTTTAATCGATAAGGAGCTTGAAACGTGGAAGGTTGAGCTTGCTAAAGAACCTTATATAATAAACTCTAAAGAGGTTAAAAATCCTTTTATTGCCCCTGTAGTAGGTAAAACCATAAGTTATGAAAATGTCCTTTCTATACGTTTAGTAGGTATAGTTGATAAACAAGGAAAAAAGTGGGCTCTTATTCAGGACGAAAGCAAGATGGGTTATCTGGTTAAACCAGGAAGTAAGATAGGAAATTACAGGATCTTAAAGATAGAAAAGAACCAGGTTTTAGTAGAAGAAGAGATAACCGACCTTTATGGCAATCGTAAGAAGGTGCAAAGGGTTTTAAGTTTGATCAAGGAGTGA
- a CDS encoding secretin N-terminal domain-containing protein, giving the protein MKIKIFIFNMLIFILAFMFILSFGKGEAKAKTNLKEVFYLKQPVDTLIFEFDGKPQYTLNVDETKLTLFLQNVIPLKSNWVKNLPKDLIKEVDVSIEKNGIRLSLTLTKKFNVQVKDLENKILVEFLWEKPLKPVNVVIKDKKVETLEEKTLKELRDILENKISTQPYEILLNERRVSLPLSDLKYKGIPITVDFQGADLHAVLRLLSEVGGINILVSDKVNGIVTLKAKDVPWDLLLDAIISNFGLAKLKTENLIVIATLDEVKKYAEQYKDYLKAVAQGKEGIKAEIEAQRDIFDALQKVQEEKNLLITKIFTLKYLRASKVIDLLKSHRFPDKLQELLKDPNKITFEPLTNTIIVKATPKILDEIEAIIKAIDKPRPQIMIEARIVEMRDEYAHKLGIKWGGAAWKRTEHSIWNIAPGHSITTNDTMTTKTPSINIPNTTIFDLGVANSIANLGVALGYFGATTAVLDVTLSALEESGVARVLSKPQILTLDKEQAIIQQGYRIPYLSYAANINQATVNFIDAGLKLLVTPSVTPEGKIFVDVVIEKSEPDWGRTVQGEPTINTSNISTSALLDNGETLVIGGVKINNISDNIDKVPGLGSIPGAGEFFKRKEKTLSTSELMIFITPKIAYIPIEGIDY; this is encoded by the coding sequence ATGAAGATAAAAATATTTATTTTTAACATGCTTATATTTATTTTAGCTTTTATGTTTATTCTAAGTTTTGGAAAGGGTGAGGCAAAAGCTAAGACCAATCTAAAAGAGGTGTTTTACCTGAAACAACCGGTTGATACTTTGATTTTTGAATTTGATGGAAAACCTCAATATACCTTAAATGTTGATGAGACTAAATTGACTCTATTTTTACAAAACGTGATTCCTTTGAAATCAAACTGGGTAAAAAATTTACCCAAGGATTTGATTAAGGAAGTCGATGTTTCTATAGAAAAGAATGGGATTAGATTAAGTTTAACCTTGACCAAAAAGTTTAACGTTCAGGTAAAAGATTTAGAAAATAAAATTCTGGTGGAATTTTTATGGGAAAAACCTTTAAAACCGGTCAACGTGGTTATTAAAGATAAAAAAGTAGAAACCTTAGAGGAAAAAACTTTAAAGGAATTAAGAGATATTTTAGAAAATAAGATAAGTACCCAACCGTACGAGATTCTTTTAAATGAAAGAAGGGTGAGTCTTCCGCTTTCTGACCTTAAATATAAAGGGATTCCTATAACGGTTGATTTTCAAGGGGCAGACCTACATGCCGTTTTAAGGCTTCTTTCAGAGGTAGGTGGTATTAATATTTTGGTGAGTGATAAAGTTAACGGTATAGTTACCCTTAAAGCCAAAGATGTTCCGTGGGATCTGTTATTAGATGCGATAATCTCTAACTTTGGTTTAGCGAAGTTGAAAACAGAAAATTTGATTGTGATTGCTACGTTAGATGAGGTCAAAAAATATGCAGAACAGTATAAAGATTACTTAAAGGCAGTAGCTCAGGGTAAAGAGGGTATTAAAGCAGAAATAGAAGCTCAGCGAGATATTTTTGATGCTTTGCAAAAGGTTCAAGAAGAAAAAAACCTGCTTATTACCAAAATTTTTACGCTTAAGTATTTAAGAGCAAGCAAGGTTATAGACCTTCTAAAGAGCCATCGTTTTCCGGATAAGCTTCAGGAGCTACTTAAGGATCCCAACAAAATAACCTTTGAACCTCTAACCAACACCATTATAGTTAAGGCAACTCCCAAAATTTTAGATGAGATTGAGGCGATCATTAAAGCTATAGATAAACCAAGGCCTCAGATAATGATAGAGGCAAGAATAGTCGAAATGAGAGATGAGTATGCCCATAAATTGGGTATTAAGTGGGGGGGAGCTGCTTGGAAAAGAACAGAACATAGTATTTGGAATATTGCTCCTGGTCATTCTATTACCACAAATGATACCATGACTACAAAAACACCAAGTATTAACATTCCTAACACAACCATCTTTGATTTAGGTGTTGCCAATAGCATAGCAAATTTAGGGGTTGCTTTAGGGTATTTTGGTGCTACCACGGCTGTGCTTGACGTAACTCTTTCTGCTCTTGAAGAATCAGGGGTTGCAAGGGTTCTTTCAAAACCTCAAATTTTAACCCTTGACAAAGAACAAGCTATAATACAGCAGGGTTACAGAATTCCTTACTTGAGTTATGCAGCTAACATCAACCAGGCAACCGTAAATTTTATAGATGCTGGGTTAAAACTTTTGGTAACCCCTTCTGTTACCCCAGAGGGTAAAATTTTTGTAGATGTGGTTATAGAAAAGTCAGAGCCTGATTGGGGGCGTACAGTTCAAGGTGAACCAACTATTAATACCAGTAACATTTCTACCTCGGCTTTACTTGATAATGGAGAAACTTTAGTAATAGGAGGGGTTAAAATAAATAACATTTCTGATAACATAGATAAAGTTCCTGGGCTTGGAAGTATTCCAGGAGCAGGGGAATTTTTTAAAAGAAAAGAAAAAACGTTGTCTACCAGCGAACTTATGATTTTTATAACTCCCAAAATAGCCTATATTCCTATAGAAGGGATAGACTATTAA
- a CDS encoding dynamin family protein, with the protein MSTRLGFTDYKFYKQQVIEAFEVYKSLRGEVNDGVDLESLSKKVQNLKNSQFLVAVAGEVKAGKSSFINSLIKEEILPTDVLQATSALIEIFYAKKPFLRVTYASGRVELFEEESKEIFRERLKSIASIPEEYRDIPVTLIDLYILEHDKVPLIDDDFIKYLEEKSGMERLKEVRYKLEQYAMDRSKDKIPIRIELGYPFDWVFDELRFVDMPGVNAVGGVYDISFSFLDKANAVLFIHPIKPVESESFKRFVSSVITKKSKDVLFLVLTHAAVFYEEKERLLDEAKRIYGSIIPPDRIFAVDSILKLIYEELNKGKSLAEIKKDKSKRKWVVYFQDLADEEGLDEKEAFLEFSGFKQLLPNLERFLVEAPFSILTEVLETIKEGYKEQINHYQETITLLQSQKKDREEFLREIERRQEGLKKLEAYCYLVLEEAMTIFRGVHSPIETTLNEFKFNYYELFLKSSDLEELRKYYRDAENDLDQIVRENLQKITEFFKEKLKQIGEQFKEEYNINLPKIDFKAIEESCKKRVVKREEIVEERIEELFENWNFLKPWKWFKSGRIKRMVVGTKEVLDENMFFKTLKNSLIENFVEIIEKLREEFYNAFDFYKKRITLILEEKRRGLEKLRQELKSNELIDYEILMLEKNISLIEGELKKIDNLQSALIC; encoded by the coding sequence ATGTCTACTCGTTTAGGTTTTACAGATTATAAATTTTATAAACAACAGGTTATAGAAGCTTTTGAAGTTTACAAGTCTTTAAGGGGAGAGGTTAACGATGGAGTAGATCTTGAAAGTCTTTCTAAAAAGGTGCAAAACTTAAAGAACAGTCAATTTTTGGTGGCTGTAGCCGGTGAGGTAAAGGCAGGAAAGTCAAGTTTTATAAATAGTTTAATAAAAGAAGAGATACTTCCTACCGATGTTTTACAGGCTACCAGTGCACTTATCGAAATTTTTTATGCTAAAAAACCTTTTTTAAGAGTTACTTACGCCTCAGGTAGGGTAGAACTTTTTGAAGAAGAATCAAAAGAAATTTTTAGAGAGAGACTTAAGTCGATTGCCTCTATTCCTGAAGAATACAGGGATATTCCGGTAACCTTGATAGATCTTTATATTTTAGAACACGATAAGGTTCCTCTGATAGACGATGATTTTATAAAGTACTTAGAAGAAAAGTCAGGAATGGAAAGACTTAAAGAGGTCAGGTATAAACTAGAACAATACGCTATGGATCGTAGTAAAGATAAAATCCCGATAAGGATAGAGCTTGGATATCCCTTTGATTGGGTTTTTGACGAGTTACGTTTTGTTGACATGCCAGGGGTTAACGCGGTAGGAGGAGTATATGACATTTCTTTTTCCTTTTTAGATAAAGCTAATGCTGTCCTTTTTATCCACCCTATTAAACCTGTAGAATCTGAGTCTTTTAAAAGGTTTGTTTCTTCGGTTATTACCAAAAAGAGTAAAGATGTATTGTTTTTAGTTTTAACCCATGCTGCGGTTTTTTATGAAGAAAAAGAGAGATTGTTAGATGAGGCTAAGCGTATTTATGGTTCTATCATACCTCCTGATAGGATTTTTGCAGTAGATAGTATTCTAAAACTTATTTATGAAGAGCTAAATAAAGGGAAATCTTTAGCTGAAATAAAAAAAGATAAGAGTAAAAGAAAATGGGTAGTTTATTTTCAGGATTTGGCAGATGAAGAAGGTTTAGATGAAAAAGAAGCTTTTTTAGAGTTTTCTGGTTTTAAACAACTTCTTCCTAACCTTGAAAGATTTTTGGTTGAAGCACCTTTTTCTATTTTAACAGAGGTTTTAGAGACTATTAAAGAGGGGTATAAAGAACAGATAAATCATTATCAAGAAACGATAACTTTACTTCAAAGTCAGAAAAAAGATCGAGAAGAGTTTTTAAGGGAGATAGAAAGACGACAGGAGGGTTTGAAGAAGTTAGAAGCTTACTGTTATTTAGTTTTGGAAGAAGCTATGACCATTTTTAGGGGGGTTCATTCTCCTATAGAGACTACTTTAAATGAGTTTAAGTTTAATTACTATGAACTTTTTTTAAAAAGTTCCGATTTAGAAGAATTGAGGAAGTATTATCGAGATGCTGAAAACGATTTAGACCAGATAGTGAGAGAAAACCTGCAAAAAATTACTGAATTTTTTAAAGAAAAGCTAAAACAAATAGGAGAACAGTTTAAAGAGGAATATAACATAAATTTACCCAAAATAGATTTTAAGGCCATAGAAGAGAGCTGTAAAAAGAGGGTGGTAAAAAGGGAAGAAATCGTAGAAGAAAGGATAGAAGAACTGTTTGAAAATTGGAATTTTCTTAAACCTTGGAAATGGTTTAAATCTGGGCGTATAAAAAGGATGGTTGTAGGGACTAAAGAGGTATTAGATGAAAATATGTTTTTTAAGACTTTGAAAAACAGTCTGATAGAAAATTTTGTGGAAATCATCGAGAAATTGAGAGAAGAGTTTTACAATGCTTTTGATTTTTACAAAAAAAGGATTACGTTAATTTTAGAAGAAAAAAGAAGGGGTTTGGAAAAATTAAGACAAGAGTTAAAATCAAACGAACTTATAGATTATGAAATTCTTATGTTAGAAAAGAATATTAGCTTGATCGAAGGTGAGCTTAAAAAAATCGATAATTTACAGAGTGCTCTTATATGTTAA